CCTGCGTCTTGGAGCTGATCTTGAGGATCGCCTTGCCGGTCGGGTGCACGCGGAGCTCGGCGCCGTCGTTCATCTTCAGGCCGAGGATGTCGTAGTCGTGGCTGGGTCCGGCGCCGACCACCTCGGTGAAGCTGGCGAGGCCGATGCCCAGCAGCCGTCCCTCCTCGCGAGCGGCGGCCTGCTCCTTACGCAGCTGCTCGTACCCGATCCGCTCGAGCGCGAGATCCATCGCCCCGTCGTAGTCGCCGGAGTCGTACTCGAACCCGGTCGCGGAGCGATACGGGAACTGGTCCTTGCGGATGAAGTTCTTCTTGCGGAGGTCCGCGGGATCCATCTCGAGCTCGTAGGCGGCGTTCTGCACGAGGCGCTCGATCATGTAAGACGCCTCGGTGACGCGGAACGAGCAGCGATAGGCGACGCCGCCCGGTGCCTTGTTCGTGTAGGCGCCGTCCGCGGAGACGTGCGCGGCAGGAACGTCGTACGAGCCGGTGACGATGTGGAACAGCCCGACCTTGAACTTCGTGGGCTGCGCATCGGCGTAGAACGCGCCCTCGTCCGCGAGCAGCGACACGCGTAGCCCCTTCATCGTCCCCTCTCGCGAGAGCGCCATCTCGCCGCGCATGTGGTAGTCGCGCGCGAACCCCGTCGAGATCAGGTTCTCCGTGCGGTCCTCGATCCACTTGACGGGCTGGCCAAGCAGCAGCGAGGCCGCGGTGGCCACGACGTAGCCGGGATAGACCGGCACCTTGTTACCGAACCCACCCCCGAGGTCCGGGGAGATGATCCGGATGCGCTCCTCGGGCAGGCCCGCCACCAACGCGAACACTGTCCGGATCGCATGTGGCGCTTGTGAGGTCATGTAGATCGTCGCTTGGCCCGTCGCCGGGTTGACGTCGGCCACGCAGCCGCACGTCTCGACAGGGGCGGGATGGGAGCGCGGGTAGAACGTGTCGAGGCTGACGACGACGTCCGCGCTCGCGAACGCCGCGTCGGTTGCGTCCTTGTCGCCGCTCTCCCAGTGGTAGATGTGGTTGGAAGTGACTCCCTCTTTGTCGGTCCGGATGACCGGCGCATCCGCCTCCAATGCGCGCTGCGGCGTCACCACCGGCTCGAGCGGCTCGTAGTCGACCTCGATCAGCTCGAGCGCGTCCTGGGCCACATACGGGTCCTCGGCGATGACTGCTGCGACCTCCTGCCCCTGGAACCGGACCTTGTCGGTCGCCAGCACCGCCTGAGTGTCGTAGGACATCGTCGGCATCCACGCCAGGTTGTGCTGTGCCATGAGCTCGCCGGTGACGACGGCGACGACGCCGGGCAGCGCGCCCGCCTTGGACGTGTCGATCCCGTTGATCGTTGCGTGCGCGTATGGGCTGCGAAGGATCGCCATGTGCAGCATCCCCGGCAGCTTCACGTCGTCGACGAACGTGCCCTTGCCTCGGATCAGCCGGTCGTCTTCCTTACGCCGGACGTTGTGTCCGATGCCACGGATCTCTTCGGTCTCGGTGGCCATGTCGAGTCCCCTTAACTAGTCGCGCCGGCGGTCTGGATTGCCTTCACGATGTTCATGTATCCGGTGCAGCGGCAGATGTTGCCGGAGATCTCCCAGCGGATCTCGTCCTCGGTCGGCCGCGGGTTCCGATCGAGAAGCGCCTTGCCGACGAGCATCATGCCCGGCGTGCAGAAGCCGCACTGCAGGCCGTGCTCCTCCTTGAACGCGGCCTGGATCGGGTGCAGCTGCCCATCCGACATGAGGCCCTCGACGGTCGTGACCTCGCGACCGTCGGCCTGGACGGCGAACATCGTGCACGACTTGATCGGCGTGCCGTCGAGGAGAACGGTGCACGCCCCGCAGCTGGTCGTGTCGCAGCCGACGTGCGTTCCCGTGAGTGCGGCGACGTCGCGGATGAAGTGAACGAGCAGCATTCGCGGCTCGACGTCGGCGGTTCGCTCGGTGCCGTTGATCGTGACCGTGATCTCCATGTGTCTCTCCCCTAAACCATGTCCACCGCGCGGGCGAGCCCCCGTCGGACGTACACCTCGACCACGTTGCGCTTGTACTCGGACGAGCCGCGGATGTCGCTGACCGGATCGCACGCGGCCGCGGCGAGACGACCCGCTTCCGCGAACGCCGATTCGGTCGGCTCCGCGCCGGCCAGGGAACGCTCGGCGTCGGTCGCCTGGATGTTCTTCGATCCCACGCCGGTGAGACCGATGCCGGCGCGGTCGATCGTCCCGTTCGCCATCTCGACCTGAACGGCGACGCCGACCGTCGCGAAGTCGCCGATCTTCCGCTCGAGCTTGAGGTACGCGCCGCCGAGCTTCGCCTTCGGCAGCGGGACGCGCACCTCGGTGAGGAGCTCGTCGGGCTCGATCGAAGTGGTGAAGATGTCGACGAGGAACTCCGATACGGGGACCTCGCGCTCGCCTCGCGTGCCTCTCAACGCGACACTCGCGCCCGCGGCGAGCATCGCCGACCCCCAGTCGCCGGCCGGATCGGCGTGGGCGAGCGAGCCGCCCACGGTCCCGAGGTTCCGCACGAGCGGGTCGGAGATCTGCGGCGCCGTTGAGGAGAGGAGCGGGTGGCGGGCCTCGACGACTTCGGATCGGGCCATCTGGCCGTGACGGACGAGCGCGCCGATCCGCAACGTCCCGTCGTCGACATCGATCCGGTCAAGGTCCGGTAGGCGGTTGACGTCCACCAGATGTGAGGGCGCGGAGAACCGCAGCTTCATAACCGGGATGAGGCTCTGCCCGCCGGCGAGGACCTTTGCGTCGTCGAGCGAGCCGAGCAGTCCCAACGCCTCGTCGAGCGATGCGGGGCGGTGGTACTCGAACCGTGCAGGAAGCATCGCGAACCTCCTGTCAGATGGCCGAGGCGGCGAGGCCCCTCGTGGCGAGCCCGGCGGTAGCGAGGCAGCTGCCTTCCGCCGGGGACGTCGACGGGTCGTCGATGTGCGCCAAGGCTTCGAGGTACTACGCGTGCCGTGCGATAGCGGATCGACTATCGAACAGCGGATTCGGCCGGTCAAATCGCCCCCCCGCGCCCCGGCCGTCAGCGCCGTAGGTTCGTCGATTCGCGCCTCGAACGGCCCAGGGCTACGATCGAGGTCCTCACGTTCCGCGCCGGAAAGGGGAAGCCGTGACGCATGTCTCGGTCACCGTCAACGGGGTTGCGCGGGAAGCCGACGTCGAACCGCGCACACTGCTCGTCTATCTCCTCAGGGAGACACTGGGGCTCACGGGGACGAATGTCGGTTGCGACACGTCCTCGTGCGGCTCATGCACTGTCTTGCTCGACGGAGAGTCAGTGAAGTCGTGCACGCTGCTGGCCGCACAGGCCGACGGCCGTGACGTCTCGACGATCGAAGGGCTGGCCAGCGACGGTCAGCTGCATCCGATCCAGGAGGCGTTCCATCGCAACCACGGGCTGCAGTGCGGGTACTGCACGCCGGGCATGGTGATGGCCGCGAAGGGCTATCTGGACGAGAACCCCAATCCCACGGAGGAGCAGGTGCGCGAGGCCCTCGAGGGCAACCTGTGCCGCTGCACCGGCTACCACAACATCGTGAAGTCGATCCTCGACGCCGCTGACGAGATGAGCGGCGCGAAGGCGTAGGGGGGAGCCGAGATAGCAGTCACGGAGAGATCCGTCGGGAGCCCTGTCCTCCGAAAGGAGGATCCAGAGTTCCTCACCGGAAGGGCCAGGTACACCGACGACCTGAGCCTGCAGGGGATGCTGTGGATGGCCGTCGTCCGGAGCCCGTACGCGCATGCGAGGGTGAAGAGCGTCGACGTATCGAACGCCCTGGCCATGGACGGGGTTGTCGCCGCGTTCTCCGGCCGGGACTTCGAGTGGGCGGGCCCGCTGCTCATGGCCTGGCCGGTCACCGAGGACATCAACAACCCGTCGCACTACCCGCTCGCGGCGGAGAAGGCCCGCTATCAGGGCGACGGAGTCGCGGTCGTCGTCGCCGAGTCCCGGGCGCTCGCGGAAGACGCCGCCGAGATGATCGGGGTCGACTACGACCCCCTGCCGGCAGTCGTCGAGGTGGAGGCCGCGCTCGCCGAGGGGGCCCCGCTCGTGCACGATGAGTTCGGCACCAACCGCAGCTACAGCTGGAAGCTCACCAATGGCGACGTCAACAAGGTGTTCTCGGGGGCCCCCGTTGTCGTCGAGGAGCACTACCGCGTACAGCGGCAGGTGCCCAACGCCATGGAGCCGCGGGCGATCCTCGTCGAGCCGAACATGGCTTCGGGCCAGTTCACGATGTGGACCTCGACCCAGATCCCACACATCGTCAGGACGGCGATGGCGATCGCCACGGGGATTGCGGAGTCGAAACTGCGGATCATCGCGCCACGCGTTGGAGGTGGGTTCGGCTCGAAGCTCCAGGTGTACCCGGAGGAGGCGTTGGCGCTGGAGCTCGCTCGGCGGCTCGGCCGGCCCATCAAGTGGACCGAGACCCGGTCGGAGGGCTACCTGGCCACCCATCACGGCCGCGATCAGGTCCAGAAGATCGAGCTCGCCGCGAACGAAGACGGCAAGATCCTCGGCTACCGCACGCTCGTCCTCGCCAACATGGGCGCGTACTTGCGGATCATCGCGCCGGGGACGCCGGTGCTCGGAGCCTTCTTGTACTGCGGTTGCTACCAGGGCGAGGCGTACCAGATCCAGATCGAGGGGGTCTTCACCAACACGACCCCGGTTGATGCGTACCGGGGGGCGGGGCGGCCCGAAGCAACCAACGCGATCGAACGTGCGATCGATGCGCTCGCCCGGCGTGTCAGCAAGGATCCGGTGGAGATCAGGCGCATGAACTTCGTGCCGCCGTTCACCGAGGCCACCGCGTCGGTCGGCGGGCTCACGATCGACTCCGGCAACTACCCGGCGACCCTCGACCGGGCCTTGGAGCTGTTCGACTACGACCAGCTCCGCAAGGAGCAACAGGCCCGCCGGGACAGCGGAGACCTGAGGCAGCTCGGGATCGGCTTCTCGACCTACCTCGAGAACTGCGGGTGGGGCCCGTCCCGCGTCATCGGTGGCGTCCTCAAGTACGCCGGCGGCGGATGGGAGGCCGCAACGGTGCGCTGTCACCCCACGGGGAAGGTGGTGCTGGTCGTCGGAACCACCCCACACGGCCAAGGCAACGAGACCACGTTCGCGCAGATCGTTTCCGACGAGCTCGGCGTTCCGGTCGACGACGTCGAGGTGCTGTTCGGTGACACCGACATCGCCCCCAGCGGTTGGGACACCTACGGCAGTCGGAGCGCGGCGGTCGGGACACCCGCGGTCTCCCGCGCCTGCAAGAAGGTGATCGAGAAGGCGCGCAAGATCGCGGCGCACGAGCTCGAGGTGGCGGCGAGCGACCTCGACTACAAGGCCGGAGGGTTTCACGTGAGGGGCGCGCCGGCCGTCACGAGAACCATCGGAGAGCTCGCCTTCTCGGCGTGGCGGGGTCATAACTTGCCCGATGAGATGGAGCCGGGACTCGAGGAGTCCGCGTTCTTCGATCCGAAGAACCTGGTGTTCCCGTTCGGGGCGCACATCTGCGCAGTCGAGGTCGACACCGAGACCGGCGATGTGGAGGTTGTGAAGTACGTCGCGGTCGACGACGTGGGTCCGATCGTGAACCCGCAGATCGTCGATGGCCAGGTGGTCGGCGGCGTCATCCAGGGGATCGCGGAGGCGCTGTACGAGGAAGCTGTCTACGACCCCAACGGGCAGCTCCTCAGCTCCAACATGAGCACATATGCGGTTCCGGCGGCCACGGAAGTTCCGTCGATCGTGACGGGGACCCACGTGACGCCCTCGACGACGAACGAGCTCGGGATCAAGGGGGTTGGCGAGACGGGGACGATAGCCTCGCCTCCGGCGGTGCTGAACGCCGTCGTCGACGCCCTGTCGCACCTCGGGGTAACGGAGATCGATCGGCCCGCTACGTCCGAGAACGTCTGGCGAGCGATCCGAGCGGCGAAGGAGGGTGGGGCATGATCCCAGCACCGTTCGAGTACGAGCGCGCCGGATCGGTGGACGAAACGATCGCGCTGCTAGATCAGAACGAGGGCGCCAAGATCCTCGCTGGCGGCCACTCGCTGCTGCCATTGATGCGGCTGCGTCTGGCGAGTCCGTCGATGCTGGTGGACATCACGCGGATCGGCGAGCTGAAGTACATCCGCGAGGACGGTGACAGGATCGCGATCGGCGCGTTGACCCGCCACCACGACGTGGCGAACAGCGAGCTACTCCAGCGGGTGTGCCCGATCCTCCCGTACGCCGCGAGCAAGGTCGGCGACCCGCAGGTGCGGCACGTCGGAACGATCGGCGGCTCGGTCTCGCACGGCGATCCGGCCGGCGACATGCCCGCAGTGTTGCTCGCGCTCGGCGCCGAGATGACCGTGCGCGGTCCGAACGGCGCGAACCGGACGGTGAAGGCCGACGATTTCTTCCGCGGGCTGTTCGAGCCCGATCTCGCGTCGAACGAGGTCGTCACCGAGATTCATGTGCCCACGACCGCCGGGCGAGGGTGGAGCTACGTGAAGTTCAATCGACGCGCGCAGGACTGGGCGCTCGTCGGAGTCGCCGCGCTCGCGTCGAACGGCGCGCCAGCGGCGGTGACGCTGACGAACATGGCCGACCGGCCGATGCACGCCTCGGGCGTCGAGGAGGAGCTCGCCCGCGGCGCCGATCCAGCGAAGGCGGCCGAGCGCGCAGACGAGAACACCCGTCCTCCATCGGACGCGTTCGCAAGCGCCGAGTATCGCCACGAGCTCGTCAAAGTCCTCGTCAGGCGCGCGCTTGAGGAGGCGTTGCGCCGCTAGCTTTGACGCTCGGTCGAGGAGGCGTTGCGCCGCTAGCTTTGACGCTCGCTCGCTCGTCTGCCTAGATGAAAGCTGTGTTGGGCCAAATCCTTCCGGACGAGCTGAGCTGGTTCGAGGAATACGGCCTCCCCCTCCTCGTCATCGTGGGGGTCGCCATCCTCGTGACGATCGCCCTGCAGCTGGTCGTTCGCCGGTTCCGTCGCAGGCTGGAGGGCAGCCCGAGCCTCACGCAGGAGATCAACCTCCAACGTATCGCGACGCTCACAGGCGCGCTGTCTGCCGCAGGGCTCGTGCTGATCTGGGTCCTCGCCGTTCTTCTCGTGCTCGACAAGTTCCACGTTCCGCTCGGACCTTTCTTCGCGAGCGCGGGGATCGTGGGCGTCGCGCTGGGCTTCGGGGCGCAGTCGATCGTTCGCGACACGCTGTCGGGATTCTTCATCCTGCTCGAGAACCAGTTCGGTGTGGCCGACGTCGTCGAAGTGCGCACCACCGCGAACCCGGTCTCGGGGAAGGTCGAAGCGCTCACGCTCCGTGTCACCATGCTGCGCGACTTCGACGGAACGCTGCACATCATCCCGAACGGCAACATCCAGCTCGTCAGCAACAAGTCCCGAGGGTGGGCGCGCGCGATCGTGGACGTACGCGTCGCGTACGGCGAGGACGTCGATCGCCTGCGTGGCACCCTCGAGGACGTCTTCCACGAGA
The genomic region above belongs to Actinomycetota bacterium and contains:
- a CDS encoding aerobic carbon-monoxide dehydrogenase large subunit; translated protein: MATETEEIRGIGHNVRRKEDDRLIRGKGTFVDDVKLPGMLHMAILRSPYAHATINGIDTSKAGALPGVVAVVTGELMAQHNLAWMPTMSYDTQAVLATDKVRFQGQEVAAVIAEDPYVAQDALELIEVDYEPLEPVVTPQRALEADAPVIRTDKEGVTSNHIYHWESGDKDATDAAFASADVVVSLDTFYPRSHPAPVETCGCVADVNPATGQATIYMTSQAPHAIRTVFALVAGLPEERIRIISPDLGGGFGNKVPVYPGYVVATAASLLLGQPVKWIEDRTENLISTGFARDYHMRGEMALSREGTMKGLRVSLLADEGAFYADAQPTKFKVGLFHIVTGSYDVPAAHVSADGAYTNKAPGGVAYRCSFRVTEASYMIERLVQNAAYELEMDPADLRKKNFIRKDQFPYRSATGFEYDSGDYDGAMDLALERIGYEQLRKEQAAAREEGRLLGIGLASFTEVVGAGPSHDYDILGLKMNDGAELRVHPTGKAILKISSKTQGQGHETTFAQIVANELGIQPEDIKVMHGDTDNTPYGLGTYASRSTPTVGAATAVVSRKLRDKAMKLAAHLLEASEQDVEFEQGRFFIRGAPENAKTIQDVALAAYTNFPDGMEPGLEGVTYYNPPNLTFPFGTYAVVVEVDEETGVWKVDRVVAIDDCGVRINPMIVEGQIHGGLAEGYAIAAMEQIAFDDDGNCIGSNFSDYLIPTAWETPRFELGATVTPSPHHPIGAKGVGESATVGSPAAFVNAVIDALWHLGVRNIDMPLTSAKVWEAIQKARG
- a CDS encoding (2Fe-2S)-binding protein, which gives rise to MEITVTINGTERTADVEPRMLLVHFIRDVAALTGTHVGCDTTSCGACTVLLDGTPIKSCTMFAVQADGREVTTVEGLMSDGQLHPIQAAFKEEHGLQCGFCTPGMMLVGKALLDRNPRPTEDEIRWEISGNICRCTGYMNIVKAIQTAGATS
- a CDS encoding xanthine dehydrogenase family protein subunit M produces the protein MLPARFEYHRPASLDEALGLLGSLDDAKVLAGGQSLIPVMKLRFSAPSHLVDVNRLPDLDRIDVDDGTLRIGALVRHGQMARSEVVEARHPLLSSTAPQISDPLVRNLGTVGGSLAHADPAGDWGSAMLAAGASVALRGTRGEREVPVSEFLVDIFTTSIEPDELLTEVRVPLPKAKLGGAYLKLERKIGDFATVGVAVQVEMANGTIDRAGIGLTGVGSKNIQATDAERSLAGAEPTESAFAEAGRLAAAACDPVSDIRGSSEYKRNVVEVYVRRGLARAVDMV
- a CDS encoding (2Fe-2S)-binding protein, whose product is MTHVSVTVNGVAREADVEPRTLLVYLLRETLGLTGTNVGCDTSSCGSCTVLLDGESVKSCTLLAAQADGRDVSTIEGLASDGQLHPIQEAFHRNHGLQCGYCTPGMVMAAKGYLDENPNPTEEQVREALEGNLCRCTGYHNIVKSILDAADEMSGAKA
- a CDS encoding xanthine dehydrogenase family protein molybdopterin-binding subunit produces the protein MAVTERSVGSPVLRKEDPEFLTGRARYTDDLSLQGMLWMAVVRSPYAHARVKSVDVSNALAMDGVVAAFSGRDFEWAGPLLMAWPVTEDINNPSHYPLAAEKARYQGDGVAVVVAESRALAEDAAEMIGVDYDPLPAVVEVEAALAEGAPLVHDEFGTNRSYSWKLTNGDVNKVFSGAPVVVEEHYRVQRQVPNAMEPRAILVEPNMASGQFTMWTSTQIPHIVRTAMAIATGIAESKLRIIAPRVGGGFGSKLQVYPEEALALELARRLGRPIKWTETRSEGYLATHHGRDQVQKIELAANEDGKILGYRTLVLANMGAYLRIIAPGTPVLGAFLYCGCYQGEAYQIQIEGVFTNTTPVDAYRGAGRPEATNAIERAIDALARRVSKDPVEIRRMNFVPPFTEATASVGGLTIDSGNYPATLDRALELFDYDQLRKEQQARRDSGDLRQLGIGFSTYLENCGWGPSRVIGGVLKYAGGGWEAATVRCHPTGKVVLVVGTTPHGQGNETTFAQIVSDELGVPVDDVEVLFGDTDIAPSGWDTYGSRSAAVGTPAVSRACKKVIEKARKIAAHELEVAASDLDYKAGGFHVRGAPAVTRTIGELAFSAWRGHNLPDEMEPGLEESAFFDPKNLVFPFGAHICAVEVDTETGDVEVVKYVAVDDVGPIVNPQIVDGQVVGGVIQGIAEALYEEAVYDPNGQLLSSNMSTYAVPAATEVPSIVTGTHVTPSTTNELGIKGVGETGTIASPPAVLNAVVDALSHLGVTEIDRPATSENVWRAIRAAKEGGA
- a CDS encoding xanthine dehydrogenase family protein subunit M encodes the protein MIPAPFEYERAGSVDETIALLDQNEGAKILAGGHSLLPLMRLRLASPSMLVDITRIGELKYIREDGDRIAIGALTRHHDVANSELLQRVCPILPYAASKVGDPQVRHVGTIGGSVSHGDPAGDMPAVLLALGAEMTVRGPNGANRTVKADDFFRGLFEPDLASNEVVTEIHVPTTAGRGWSYVKFNRRAQDWALVGVAALASNGAPAAVTLTNMADRPMHASGVEEELARGADPAKAAERADENTRPPSDAFASAEYRHELVKVLVRRALEEALRR
- a CDS encoding mechanosensitive ion channel family protein, which encodes MKAVLGQILPDELSWFEEYGLPLLVIVGVAILVTIALQLVVRRFRRRLEGSPSLTQEINLQRIATLTGALSAAGLVLIWVLAVLLVLDKFHVPLGPFFASAGIVGVALGFGAQSIVRDTLSGFFILLENQFGVADVVEVRTTANPVSGKVEALTLRVTMLRDFDGTLHIIPNGNIQLVSNKSRGWARAIVDVRVAYGEDVDRLRGTLEDVFHEIKQDELLGDWIYEGPSVLGMETLSDYAKVVRVVADTRPSKRWDVERALRERITRRLDSDGFRTPIPPTIAERPGEPAR